A part of Maridesulfovibrio hydrothermalis AM13 = DSM 14728 genomic DNA contains:
- a CDS encoding bacteriohemerythrin, with protein MSILTWKDEYSVGVRIIDNEHKQLIAMINKAYDSVEKMEEEKVLLELVDEMRKYAMTHFATEEKLMEIHNYPETAEQKKQHNDFMIKAASSDNMLSSDNGAVDPIKVFKYLADWLRGHIMGTDKKLGIFLNEKGIK; from the coding sequence ATGTCAATTTTGACATGGAAAGATGAATATTCCGTTGGTGTTAGAATAATCGACAACGAGCACAAGCAACTCATCGCAATGATAAATAAAGCTTATGACTCAGTTGAAAAAATGGAAGAAGAGAAAGTCCTGCTTGAGCTTGTTGATGAAATGCGAAAGTATGCCATGACTCATTTTGCCACTGAAGAGAAATTGATGGAGATACATAACTACCCTGAAACTGCAGAGCAGAAAAAACAGCATAACGATTTCATGATCAAAGCTGCATCATCAGACAATATGCTCAGCTCAGACAACGGCGCAGTTGATCCTATCAAGGTCTTCAAATATCTTGCAGACTGGCTGCGCGGTCATATTATGGGTACTGATAAGAAGCTGGGAATATTCTTGAATGAAAAAGGCATCAAATAA
- a CDS encoding OmpA family protein has translation MKKVLLSLLLILVSASTAMAQGNGFASSSKDMLSMLTGSGGKVYLKIEFEVGSAKISKSALSLVDALGSALISADSMEVKLIGHTDSAGKKEYNRKLSLDRAVAVKKYLADHFKISASRIKVAGMGEDKPVAPNNTAQGRALNRRVEVINISPKAEEKALELKKAAPALDTKSLW, from the coding sequence ATGAAAAAAGTATTATTAAGCTTGCTTCTGATTTTAGTTAGCGCGTCAACTGCTATGGCGCAGGGTAACGGCTTTGCCAGCAGTTCTAAAGATATGCTCAGCATGCTTACCGGCTCCGGTGGTAAGGTTTATCTTAAAATTGAATTTGAAGTCGGTTCCGCAAAGATAAGTAAAAGTGCTCTTTCCCTTGTGGATGCTCTTGGCTCAGCTCTTATTTCTGCAGATTCAATGGAAGTTAAGCTTATCGGTCATACTGATTCTGCCGGAAAGAAAGAATATAACCGCAAGCTGAGTCTTGACAGGGCTGTCGCGGTTAAGAAGTATCTTGCAGATCATTTTAAAATAAGTGCCTCACGCATCAAGGTTGCAGGCATGGGGGAAGACAAGCCTGTTGCGCCAAATAATACCGCACAGGGCAGAGCACTTAACCGCAGGGTTGAAGTCATAAATATCAGCCCCAAAGCCGAGGAGAAAGCCCTTGAGCTTAAAAAAGCTGCTCCAGCTTTGGACACTAAGAGTCTCTGGTAG
- a CDS encoding DUF2959 domain-containing protein: MDFKRTFACSLILVALTLAMSGCQSAYYKTMESFGYHKRDILVSNVEKARESQEEASEQFKSALEKFSALTGFHGGDLQEVYERLNDEFEDSEAAAQKVTKRINAVEDVGNDLFDEWKDELAQYTNKKLRNESRVKLSKTKSKFKRLVSAMRRAEKKIDPVLDVFRDQVLYLKHNLNAQAIASLKSELNTLEADIGRLIKEMQKSIDEADAFIKELKKS; encoded by the coding sequence ATGGACTTTAAGCGCACTTTTGCCTGTTCTCTTATCCTGGTGGCTCTCACACTGGCTATGTCCGGCTGTCAGTCTGCCTATTACAAGACCATGGAGAGCTTCGGCTACCACAAACGGGATATTCTGGTCAGCAATGTTGAAAAAGCCCGCGAATCTCAGGAAGAAGCCAGTGAGCAGTTTAAAAGTGCTCTGGAAAAATTCAGCGCTCTGACTGGATTTCACGGCGGCGATCTTCAGGAAGTGTATGAACGCTTAAACGACGAATTTGAAGACAGCGAAGCAGCTGCACAGAAAGTAACCAAGCGCATCAATGCCGTTGAAGATGTGGGGAATGATCTTTTTGATGAATGGAAGGATGAACTTGCCCAGTATACAAATAAAAAGCTTAGAAATGAAAGCCGGGTCAAACTTTCCAAGACCAAAAGTAAATTTAAAAGACTTGTATCCGCCATGCGCAGGGCTGAAAAGAAGATTGATCCGGTCCTTGATGTATTCCGGGATCAGGTTCTCTACCTTAAGCATAACCTGAATGCACAGGCCATTGCTTCCCTCAAATCTGAATTGAATACCCTTGAAGCTGACATCGGACGGCTGATCAAAGAAATGCAGAAATCCATCGATGAGGCTGATGCTTTCATCAAAGAGCTTAAAAAAAGCTGA
- a CDS encoding Hsp20/alpha crystallin family protein gives MHNRQSNERKIDKFSPATDIVESELGFSLYMDLPGVSREALEIDLDENTLVVSGKAAPTLAEGEKYIEQEFCEGGYSRSFTISDAVDRENIKANLKNGVLELFLPKKQELKPRKIQITSG, from the coding sequence ATGCATAACAGACAGAGTAATGAAAGAAAGATTGATAAATTCAGCCCCGCAACAGATATTGTGGAGAGCGAGCTTGGTTTTTCTCTGTATATGGATTTACCCGGGGTGAGCCGTGAAGCTCTTGAAATAGACCTTGATGAGAATACCCTTGTGGTGAGCGGTAAAGCAGCCCCTACTCTTGCCGAAGGTGAAAAATACATTGAGCAGGAATTTTGTGAAGGCGGGTACAGCCGCAGCTTCACAATCTCTGATGCCGTTGACCGGGAAAATATCAAAGCAAATCTTAAAAACGGTGTACTTGAGCTTTTCCTGCCTAAAAAACAGGAACTTAAACCACGTAAAATTCAGATCACCAGCGGATGA
- a CDS encoding FKBP-type peptidyl-prolyl cis-trans isomerase, with protein sequence MSQAKDGDKIRVHYAGSLEDGTEFDSSYKRGEPLEIVLGQGMLIKGFEDAVIGLAAGEKVKTTISPEEGYGPYHEEHTFEVEPNQIPPEIKPEVGMMLQVNTDQGVTNVTIKSVSEEKVVLDGNHPLAGQTMIFEIELVEIL encoded by the coding sequence ATGTCTCAAGCCAAAGATGGCGACAAAATCCGCGTTCATTATGCCGGTTCTCTCGAAGATGGTACAGAATTCGATTCCTCTTACAAAAGGGGCGAGCCTCTTGAGATAGTTCTCGGTCAGGGAATGCTTATTAAGGGTTTTGAAGATGCTGTCATCGGTCTTGCTGCAGGCGAGAAAGTTAAAACTACTATCAGCCCTGAAGAAGGTTACGGCCCTTACCATGAAGAGCACACCTTTGAAGTTGAGCCAAATCAGATCCCGCCGGAAATCAAGCCAGAAGTAGGCATGATGCTTCAGGTTAACACTGATCAGGGTGTTACCAATGTTACTATTAAATCTGTAAGCGAAGAAAAGGTTGTTCTTGACGGCAACCATCCTCTCGCAGGGCAGACCATGATTTTTGAGATTGAACTGGTTGAAATTCTCTAG
- a CDS encoding peptidylprolyl isomerase — protein MKRTRILLVAALFCMVLFAVSVASAANSKVFVKVQTTMGNIVLELDRDKAPKSVENFLRYVNEGHYDGTIFHRVIDGFMIQGGNMDKNMKPRDTHEPIENEARNGLYNDKYTVAMARTNNPHSATDQFFINVIDNNFLNFKSPSGSGWGYAVFGKVIGGKKVVDKIAKTVTFRKGRYDDVPVKPVVIIKAEEVKQ, from the coding sequence ATGAAAAGAACCAGAATATTATTAGTTGCGGCCCTTTTTTGTATGGTTTTGTTTGCTGTCAGCGTTGCAAGTGCTGCTAATTCCAAGGTGTTTGTAAAGGTTCAGACCACGATGGGAAATATTGTTCTTGAGCTGGATAGAGATAAGGCTCCTAAATCCGTGGAGAATTTTCTGCGTTATGTAAATGAAGGGCATTACGATGGAACTATTTTTCATCGTGTTATCGACGGATTCATGATTCAAGGTGGGAACATGGATAAAAATATGAAACCGCGTGATACCCATGAACCTATTGAGAATGAAGCACGTAACGGTCTTTACAATGACAAATATACAGTTGCCATGGCGCGGACAAATAATCCGCATTCTGCAACTGACCAGTTCTTTATCAATGTTATTGATAATAATTTTCTGAACTTCAAGTCGCCGAGCGGTTCCGGCTGGGGGTATGCGGTCTTCGGGAAAGTTATCGGCGGCAAAAAAGTTGTTGATAAAATAGCCAAAACCGTAACCTTCCGCAAAGGTCGTTATGATGATGTTCCGGTTAAGCCTGTTGTCATTATAAAAGCAGAAGAAGTTAAACAGTAA
- a CDS encoding YchJ family protein, which translates to MNECPCGSGSAYESCCEPYITGKEPAPTAEALMRSRYTAFAVKQVDYLGDTLAPESKHDYDEAQVQNWAETSTWLGLTIVSTSDGQPGDEKGEVEFIAKFKQQGALHTHHEASKFEKRDGIWLYIDGDIVPPMPIKKDKKIGRNEPCPCGSGKKYKKCCA; encoded by the coding sequence ATGAATGAATGTCCCTGCGGTTCCGGCAGTGCTTATGAAAGCTGCTGCGAACCATACATCACAGGAAAAGAGCCTGCACCTACCGCCGAAGCACTGATGCGTTCCCGCTATACTGCATTTGCAGTTAAGCAGGTGGACTACTTAGGTGACACTCTTGCACCTGAAAGCAAGCATGATTATGACGAAGCACAGGTGCAGAACTGGGCGGAAACATCCACATGGCTCGGCCTGACTATTGTTTCAACCTCCGACGGTCAGCCCGGGGACGAAAAAGGCGAGGTTGAATTCATTGCTAAATTCAAGCAACAGGGAGCACTTCACACTCACCACGAAGCCAGCAAGTTTGAAAAAAGAGACGGCATCTGGCTTTACATTGACGGTGATATCGTGCCCCCCATGCCTATCAAAAAAGATAAGAAAATCGGACGCAACGAACCTTGCCCCTGCGGCAGCGGTAAGAAATACAAAAAGTGCTGCGCGTAA
- a CDS encoding helix-turn-helix domain-containing protein, which yields MKNQDKSLTPSPTLYTVREIADTLRIHPRTAYRLIQEGKIRGIKVGSQWRVPESSLLEYIESGLQAPRNKGKDDKKGPKQLKLPI from the coding sequence TTGAAAAATCAGGACAAGTCTTTGACTCCCTCGCCTACACTTTACACGGTGCGTGAGATCGCTGACACGCTCAGAATCCATCCACGGACAGCCTACCGGCTGATTCAGGAGGGTAAGATTCGGGGTATTAAAGTCGGCAGCCAGTGGCGTGTGCCGGAAAGCTCGTTGCTTGAATACATTGAGTCCGGCTTGCAGGCTCCCCGTAATAAAGGGAAGGACGATAAGAAAGGTCCAAAACAATTGAAACTGCCCATTTGA
- a CDS encoding NifB/NifX family molybdenum-iron cluster-binding protein, whose translation MKIALPSRDGVIDGHFGHCEAFTIFTLDESKNIIEEEQLTPPSGCGCKSNIVPTLAEMGVKVLLAGNMGQGAVNLLQNNGIQVIRGCSGDLKKAVQQWAAGEAVDSATVCDDHGSCGNH comes from the coding sequence ATGAAAATTGCACTTCCTTCAAGAGATGGAGTGATTGACGGTCATTTCGGACATTGTGAAGCTTTTACCATCTTCACCCTCGATGAGTCCAAGAATATTATCGAAGAAGAACAACTTACCCCCCCTTCCGGATGTGGATGCAAATCCAACATCGTACCTACTCTGGCTGAAATGGGCGTTAAAGTCCTGCTGGCCGGCAACATGGGGCAGGGCGCAGTGAATCTCTTGCAGAACAACGGAATTCAGGTTATCCGCGGTTGCAGCGGTGATCTTAAAAAGGCAGTCCAGCAGTGGGCAGCCGGAGAAGCAGTTGACTCTGCCACTGTCTGTGACGATCACGGATCCTGCGGCAACCACTAG
- a CDS encoding CBS and ACT domain-containing protein has protein sequence MLVKNWMTKEVITLTHDRSMMKAAKLMKDNAISRLPIVDDDGVLVGIISDRDIKEASPSKATTLDMHELYYLLSEIKVKDIMSRKVITVSIEETVEKAAVVMDENKIGGIPVVDTENKCVGIITNTDVFKVLIQITGVMHGGVQIGLALSNEPGSLNGVLDYLKDNNARVMSILTSYEPEQENMRHVFIRINDMDKADLNKIKAGIAENFNMMFWVRDSVHGLTS, from the coding sequence ATGCTCGTTAAGAACTGGATGACCAAAGAAGTTATTACACTCACTCATGATCGTTCCATGATGAAAGCTGCCAAGCTTATGAAAGACAATGCGATCAGCAGACTGCCCATCGTCGATGATGACGGCGTGCTTGTAGGTATTATCTCTGACCGCGATATCAAAGAGGCATCCCCTTCCAAGGCGACAACCCTTGATATGCATGAGCTTTACTACCTGCTCTCCGAAATCAAAGTTAAAGACATCATGTCCCGCAAGGTCATTACTGTCTCCATTGAAGAGACCGTTGAAAAGGCTGCGGTAGTGATGGATGAAAACAAAATCGGCGGTATTCCGGTGGTAGATACTGAAAACAAATGCGTCGGCATCATCACCAACACAGATGTTTTCAAAGTACTCATTCAGATAACCGGCGTAATGCACGGCGGTGTACAGATCGGCCTTGCTCTTTCTAACGAACCAGGCTCCCTTAACGGAGTGCTGGACTACCTGAAAGACAACAATGCCCGCGTAATGTCTATTCTGACCTCATACGAGCCGGAGCAGGAAAACATGCGCCATGTCTTTATCCGCATCAATGATATGGACAAGGCAGACCTCAATAAAATCAAAGCCGGCATTGCCGAGAACTTCAACATGATGTTCTGGGTACGTGACTCTGTTCACGGCCTTACTTCTTAA
- a CDS encoding Trm112 family protein, with protein MALNKELVDILVCPKCKGELNLLDGETGLKCSACEVVYPVKDEIPIMLVDEAIPAAEWEKK; from the coding sequence ATGGCTCTTAATAAAGAATTGGTGGATATTCTCGTCTGCCCTAAGTGTAAGGGCGAGCTGAATCTTCTGGACGGTGAAACCGGCCTTAAGTGCAGTGCCTGCGAAGTTGTTTATCCTGTTAAGGATGAAATACCTATTATGCTTGTAGACGAAGCTATTCCCGCAGCTGAGTGGGAAAAGAAGTAA
- a CDS encoding substrate-binding periplasmic protein, translating to MRIFIFCSTFIILLTLTLKAYAHSKTVTLATHNLCPYGCYDEHGEFSGTAVNVVKYAMAQMNFDLRIEVVPWKRAQRMSYEGDADGFFAASHSEKRDRNGVMSATIAGQIWKWYQLKTNTLDPKSDNFKSEAKVAAFSGSNMLHWLKMNNYNVVAEPPSTKHLMNMLLYERFDAMLGNNLTMKRYIAKQNLAGQIKSTAYKNKPVGVYFSNRFIEAHPGFITEFNKHVNEYRKQPASP from the coding sequence TTGCGGATTTTTATTTTCTGTTCAACATTTATTATACTCCTTACTCTTACGCTCAAAGCATATGCTCACTCTAAAACAGTGACCCTTGCCACCCACAACTTATGCCCTTACGGCTGTTATGACGAGCATGGCGAATTCAGCGGTACGGCGGTAAATGTCGTTAAATACGCTATGGCGCAGATGAACTTTGATTTACGAATTGAAGTTGTCCCCTGGAAAAGGGCGCAGCGTATGAGCTATGAAGGTGATGCAGACGGATTCTTTGCGGCGTCGCACAGTGAAAAACGAGATCGCAACGGGGTCATGTCAGCAACTATCGCCGGACAGATATGGAAGTGGTATCAGCTCAAAACAAACACCCTTGACCCTAAGTCAGACAATTTTAAATCAGAAGCCAAAGTAGCCGCTTTCAGCGGTTCCAATATGCTCCACTGGCTTAAGATGAACAACTATAACGTTGTAGCCGAACCACCATCGACAAAACATTTGATGAATATGCTTTTATATGAACGTTTCGATGCCATGCTGGGCAACAATCTGACCATGAAACGATACATAGCCAAACAAAATCTGGCAGGACAAATAAAAAGCACCGCTTACAAAAATAAGCCGGTAGGAGTATACTTTTCCAACCGGTTTATTGAGGCACACCCCGGTTTCATTACTGAATTTAATAAACATGTGAATGAATACCGTAAACAACCAGCCAGCCCATAA
- a CDS encoding PHP domain-containing protein, translating into MPAIDLHTHSTASDGTFTPAELVKAAKEAGLVAIALTDHDTMDGLPEALEAGVKHGIEVIPGCELSVRSKTGVLHIVGLWVDPYSETLKRAFNEVRNRRISRNEGMVANLQKLGIDITMEEIRTEAPGTVGRPHMARILVAKKVVKNFEEAFNDYLGSNGKAYIPKNNISPEEAFELLKSTNATSILAHPFLLSSDEEVLDREVAKLKNYGLEGIEVYYNSHSIEMTGICKRLARKYDLMPSGGSDFHGFVKPDIMIGKGTGNLFVHHSVLDDLKSFRQSKGLKI; encoded by the coding sequence ATGCCTGCAATCGACCTGCACACCCACTCAACCGCCTCAGACGGCACGTTTACCCCTGCTGAACTGGTCAAAGCTGCCAAAGAAGCCGGACTTGTTGCTATCGCCCTTACTGATCACGATACTATGGACGGACTTCCCGAAGCCCTTGAGGCTGGAGTTAAACATGGAATCGAAGTCATACCCGGATGCGAACTCAGTGTGCGGTCAAAAACCGGCGTGCTGCACATTGTAGGACTATGGGTTGATCCATATTCAGAGACTTTAAAAAGAGCCTTTAACGAAGTGCGTAACAGGCGCATATCCCGGAATGAGGGTATGGTTGCCAATCTTCAAAAACTCGGCATTGATATCACAATGGAAGAAATCCGGACAGAAGCTCCCGGAACTGTGGGCCGTCCGCACATGGCCAGAATTCTGGTTGCAAAAAAAGTTGTCAAAAATTTCGAGGAAGCTTTCAACGATTACTTAGGCAGCAACGGGAAGGCATACATTCCTAAAAATAATATTTCACCGGAAGAAGCTTTTGAGCTGCTGAAATCCACAAATGCCACATCTATTTTAGCCCATCCTTTCCTGCTCAGCAGCGATGAGGAAGTGCTGGACCGCGAAGTTGCCAAACTCAAAAATTACGGGCTTGAAGGTATTGAAGTCTATTACAATTCACACTCTATTGAAATGACCGGAATCTGTAAAAGACTCGCCCGTAAATACGACCTGATGCCCAGTGGCGGATCTGATTTTCACGGCTTCGTAAAGCCGGACATCATGATAGGCAAGGGTACTGGAAATCTCTTCGTGCATCACAGCGTGCTTGACGACCTCAAATCCTTCAGGCAGTCCAAAGGACTCAAAATTTAA
- a CDS encoding ArnT family glycosyltransferase, translated as MSSLTDSFKNKPVMWAFIIIIFSTFARLWFLGTGQLNLVQDEAQYWDWTRHMQLTYYSKGPLIAWIISTSTSIFGNTEFGVRFGSIVGSFLTQVVLFWGMSKLWKRPGAAIWTLIIYNSMPVFLALGILMTTDNPFILCWTCAVFALYEATVPHPPGLDRDSNESRSKPFFFITFFLALGILAKYTMLGFTGLAVIYALVLMRKERLPRGFWRKLLLSLGGGVFIGFLPTLIWNLQNDFVGYKHVFYLIGASGDKASHLIRLDRVLPYLGEQIGMATPWWLVFMLIGGFGALAVVLKKKARNKLDLNNKQSALLSVFFLPAWFFFLLWSFHAKVHGNWAVISYVSGVMIAGFSFEYFWTRKGRFRYLWMFLSIFIFVVLHFQNLVPLPDNLNPTHRLKGWNDLGQQVVELEKTQFKDPSKVFIMSEQYDMTAALAFYVPGQPRTYCAWIDRRMNQYDLWPGPEGKEGWDSIYVLKKYKEAPDDELKKMFKRISPPIHIQTTFRGKPARKFTIYLCYDYNGYWPKDERLRF; from the coding sequence GTGTCATCATTAACTGATTCGTTTAAGAACAAGCCCGTTATGTGGGCTTTTATCATAATTATTTTCAGCACATTTGCCCGTCTCTGGTTTCTGGGAACAGGTCAGCTTAACCTTGTGCAGGATGAGGCCCAGTACTGGGACTGGACCCGGCATATGCAGCTTACTTATTATTCCAAAGGACCATTGATTGCGTGGATTATCTCCACCAGCACCTCCATTTTCGGCAATACTGAATTCGGGGTGCGCTTCGGCTCTATTGTGGGATCATTTCTAACGCAGGTCGTTTTATTTTGGGGTATGAGCAAGCTGTGGAAAAGACCCGGCGCGGCAATCTGGACCTTGATTATCTATAATTCCATGCCGGTTTTTCTGGCCCTTGGAATTCTGATGACTACAGATAATCCGTTTATACTTTGCTGGACCTGTGCTGTTTTTGCCCTTTATGAAGCGACTGTTCCCCATCCTCCGGGGCTTGACCGTGATTCTAATGAGTCCCGCAGCAAGCCTTTTTTCTTTATTACATTCTTTCTGGCACTGGGAATTCTTGCTAAATACACCATGCTCGGCTTCACCGGACTGGCCGTAATTTACGCTCTGGTGCTTATGCGCAAGGAAAGGTTGCCGCGCGGGTTTTGGCGCAAGCTGCTCCTTTCTCTTGGTGGTGGTGTTTTTATAGGTTTCCTGCCTACTCTTATCTGGAATCTGCAAAATGACTTTGTAGGCTATAAGCATGTTTTTTATCTTATCGGAGCATCCGGTGATAAAGCTTCGCACCTTATCCGGCTTGATAGAGTTCTGCCTTATCTGGGTGAACAGATCGGCATGGCTACCCCTTGGTGGCTGGTCTTTATGCTGATTGGCGGCTTTGGCGCGCTTGCTGTTGTTTTGAAGAAAAAAGCACGCAACAAGCTGGATCTTAACAATAAGCAGTCTGCACTCCTTTCAGTCTTTTTTCTTCCTGCATGGTTTTTCTTTTTGCTTTGGAGTTTCCATGCCAAGGTTCATGGAAACTGGGCGGTTATCTCCTATGTCAGCGGGGTGATGATTGCAGGATTTTCTTTTGAATATTTCTGGACCAGAAAAGGGCGTTTCCGCTATCTGTGGATGTTTTTAAGTATCTTCATCTTTGTGGTGCTGCATTTTCAAAACCTTGTTCCTCTTCCTGATAATCTCAATCCTACCCATCGTTTGAAGGGGTGGAATGATTTGGGGCAGCAAGTAGTAGAGCTTGAAAAGACTCAGTTTAAAGACCCGTCCAAGGTTTTCATCATGAGCGAGCAGTATGACATGACTGCGGCTCTGGCATTTTATGTGCCGGGACAACCCCGTACATACTGCGCATGGATTGACAGACGTATGAATCAATACGATCTCTGGCCCGGCCCTGAAGGAAAAGAGGGGTGGGATTCCATCTATGTGCTTAAAAAATATAAAGAAGCACCTGATGATGAGTTGAAAAAAATGTTCAAGCGCATAAGTCCGCCAATTCATATTCAGACAACTTTCCGGGGCAAACCTGCACGGAAGTTTACCATTTATCTGTGCTACGATTATAACGGTTACTGGCCGAAAGATGAAAGGTTGCGCTTTTAG
- a CDS encoding peptidase U32 family protein, which produces MKKTNIKNTTHNNKSMRPILGEMPELLCPAGNMEKLETAVIYGADAVYLGAGDLNLRSAGAGFKWDKLPQAFELTRKNNVQAYFCINAYPREKDLDAVKADMEQLAACPPDGLIIADPGVLMLASEYLPDLPVHISTQANTGNSQSAKFWKKFGASRVNLARELSATDIVDIAEKCPEIELELFVHGAMCMAISGRCFLSSWLNDRSANMGRCTHPCRFEYKATGLRVEEKTRPGQDVWEALEHDGHTEFFAAEDLCLVHYVRMLSKLGIASLKIEGRTKSSSYLAQVVDVYRTVIDGAKKGYSLPETAMSELINTATRPLSTAFFKKSGPSTIAQPPAEQQRKPVVARIMEKTSSDGWLLSVKSRWENDRNAEIIVPGLQRPVLPAGTYSFEAPNGEVRDTVHSGTQAILRTDHPEIKTGLFIRKA; this is translated from the coding sequence ATGAAGAAGACAAACATTAAAAATACAACTCATAATAACAAATCAATGCGGCCTATCCTTGGAGAAATGCCTGAACTTCTCTGCCCTGCCGGAAACATGGAAAAGCTTGAAACAGCAGTGATTTATGGCGCGGATGCTGTTTATCTTGGTGCGGGCGACCTTAATCTGCGCTCTGCCGGAGCAGGTTTTAAGTGGGATAAACTGCCGCAGGCTTTTGAACTGACCAGAAAAAATAACGTACAGGCTTATTTCTGTATCAATGCCTATCCCAGAGAAAAAGACCTTGATGCGGTAAAAGCTGATATGGAGCAACTTGCAGCATGCCCCCCGGACGGGCTGATCATTGCCGATCCCGGCGTACTGATGCTGGCATCTGAATATCTGCCGGACCTTCCGGTGCATATCAGCACTCAGGCCAATACCGGAAACAGCCAATCTGCAAAATTCTGGAAAAAATTCGGAGCCTCAAGGGTTAACCTTGCCCGTGAACTGTCTGCAACAGACATTGTGGATATTGCGGAGAAATGTCCGGAAATTGAACTTGAACTTTTCGTGCACGGGGCCATGTGCATGGCTATTTCCGGACGGTGCTTCCTCAGTTCATGGTTAAATGACCGCTCTGCAAATATGGGCCGCTGCACTCATCCCTGCCGTTTTGAATACAAAGCGACAGGACTTCGGGTTGAAGAAAAAACCCGCCCCGGTCAGGACGTCTGGGAAGCTTTGGAGCATGACGGGCATACTGAATTTTTTGCCGCCGAAGATCTCTGTCTGGTTCATTACGTGCGCATGCTCTCGAAACTGGGCATTGCCTCGCTCAAAATTGAAGGACGCACTAAAAGCTCCTCATACCTTGCGCAGGTTGTTGATGTTTACCGCACCGTCATTGACGGTGCAAAGAAAGGCTACAGCCTGCCTGAGACGGCAATGTCTGAACTTATCAATACTGCCACCCGACCTCTCAGTACCGCTTTTTTTAAAAAATCTGGCCCCTCCACTATTGCCCAGCCTCCTGCAGAACAGCAGCGCAAGCCGGTGGTAGCCCGGATTATGGAAAAAACCAGTAGCGACGGCTGGCTCCTTTCGGTCAAATCACGCTGGGAAAATGACCGGAATGCTGAAATAATTGTACCGGGACTGCAAAGACCCGTCCTGCCGGCCGGAACCTACAGCTTTGAAGCACCAAACGGTGAAGTCAGAGATACGGTGCATTCGGGAACGCAGGCCATTTTACGCACAGATCATCCTGAGATAAAAACAGGACTTTTCATCCGCAAAGCATAG
- a CDS encoding Hsp20/alpha crystallin family protein translates to MVIDFGSFNNLPYEFDKIFQDVFNPHHYRRKKASYPPLNIVEDEKNIYIRAEVPGLTIDDMEITITAKNLVIKGERKLPEGRYFRQERPSGVFQRLISINTIVDEDNVSATIKDGILNVVLPKSESSIPKKVEIAIE, encoded by the coding sequence ATGGTCATTGACTTTGGTTCTTTTAATAATTTGCCGTATGAGTTTGATAAAATATTTCAAGATGTCTTTAATCCTCATCACTATAGAAGGAAGAAAGCTTCATACCCTCCTTTAAATATAGTTGAGGATGAAAAGAATATCTATATCCGTGCGGAAGTTCCCGGACTCACCATTGATGATATGGAAATAACCATCACTGCAAAGAATCTTGTTATAAAGGGTGAACGTAAACTTCCTGAAGGAAGATACTTTCGGCAGGAAAGACCGTCCGGAGTGTTTCAAAGACTTATATCCATCAATACAATTGTAGACGAAGATAATGTTTCTGCAACAATTAAAGATGGAATTCTGAATGTTGTACTTCCGAAATCGGAGAGTTCAATCCCTAAAAAAGTTGAAATTGCAATAGAATAA
- the arfB gene encoding alternative ribosome rescue aminoacyl-tRNA hydrolase ArfB — protein sequence MISITSALSIPDNEINFITSRSSGPGGQHVNKTSSKVTLVFNLEKSTALSFHQKYLIRGKLANRINSKGELHLSCEEHRSQFRNKEEVVERFRKLLLDGLKPPKVRRKTKVPYSTKVKRINGKKKRANVKKNRSRPDY from the coding sequence ATGATAAGTATCACCTCAGCATTGTCCATACCCGACAATGAAATAAATTTCATCACCAGCCGCAGTTCCGGCCCCGGTGGGCAGCATGTCAATAAGACTTCTTCCAAGGTCACTCTTGTGTTTAATCTGGAAAAGTCCACAGCCCTGAGTTTTCATCAGAAATATCTGATTCGCGGGAAGCTGGCCAATAGAATCAATTCAAAAGGGGAGTTGCATCTTTCCTGTGAAGAGCATCGCAGCCAGTTCCGCAATAAGGAGGAGGTCGTTGAGCGGTTTCGGAAGTTGCTGTTAGACGGGCTGAAACCGCCTAAAGTCAGACGTAAAACCAAAGTTCCTTACTCTACAAAAGTAAAGCGGATTAATGGAAAGAAAAAACGTGCAAACGTGAAAAAAAACCGTTCCAGACCGGATTATTAA